One segment of Sulfobacillus thermosulfidooxidans DSM 9293 DNA contains the following:
- a CDS encoding isochorismatase family cysteine hydrolase gives MLQLSSQRTAVMFIDMQNSIARHDQFQSTIEACQRLLTIARTHQVPVIFVHVRPYEHVKRSMRGESEVLLARPGSVPVDPKQYNIIDALPVLPEDHVVTKHVRSAFVGTELDHLLRALEVDTIVIGGIATNIGVESTVRVGADLGYNFVVAQDACAALSAEAHEASLKYSLPFFSRITTVDQLEFIGE, from the coding sequence ATGCTACAATTGAGTAGCCAACGCACCGCCGTAATGTTTATTGATATGCAAAATTCAATTGCCCGCCATGATCAATTTCAAAGCACCATTGAGGCTTGCCAACGCCTTTTAACGATAGCGCGCACGCATCAAGTCCCAGTCATTTTTGTTCACGTCAGGCCTTATGAACATGTTAAACGGTCTATGCGTGGCGAATCCGAAGTGCTCTTAGCACGCCCTGGATCTGTTCCCGTGGATCCCAAACAATACAATATTATTGATGCCTTACCGGTATTACCGGAAGATCATGTTGTGACCAAACATGTTCGTAGCGCCTTCGTGGGCACTGAACTCGACCACCTTTTACGCGCATTAGAAGTGGACACTATCGTCATTGGAGGCATTGCCACCAACATTGGAGTGGAAAGTACGGTTCGCGTGGGGGCTGACCTCGGATATAATTTTGTCGTCGCTCAAGATGCTTGCGCAGCACTCAGTGCTGAAGCTCATGAAGCCTCGTTAAAATACTCATTGCCATTTTTCTCGCGGATTACGACAGTCGACCAACTTGAATTTATCGGTGAGTGA
- a CDS encoding dTMP kinase, which produces MSTPVHTLEPSWPHPKSYYDGLYIGIDGLDGSGRSTLALSIQTLLQSEGYPAVVVTPFPNLKTQKFIAQVKHDRRLEMKSRHLLYASLFAIVTEHIILPHLTAGYVVLSDRSWISLYARAVAQGLNDQWVRTTLGFALIPDIVLEPQADPLSAARRKLMVTDALDPLESVSDRERLDGFIAFQRRVRDILDQVKAVVPWHTLDLADGSNSLQAILPLLISKMEGREVSS; this is translated from the coding sequence GTGTCAACACCGGTCCACACACTAGAGCCGTCATGGCCACATCCCAAGTCCTATTATGATGGGCTCTATATTGGAATCGATGGATTAGATGGATCAGGGCGCAGCACGCTCGCCTTGTCGATTCAGACTCTCCTGCAGTCTGAAGGCTATCCAGCCGTTGTCGTTACACCATTTCCCAATCTCAAAACACAGAAGTTCATTGCACAAGTCAAGCATGACCGCCGGCTTGAGATGAAGAGTCGTCATCTTCTGTATGCTAGTCTCTTTGCCATTGTCACGGAACACATTATCTTACCGCATCTGACCGCAGGCTATGTAGTTCTATCCGATCGTTCCTGGATTAGCCTCTATGCCCGTGCCGTCGCTCAAGGCCTCAATGATCAGTGGGTAAGAACCACGCTAGGCTTCGCATTAATTCCAGATATCGTTCTGGAGCCGCAGGCTGACCCGTTGTCGGCGGCCCGTCGTAAACTGATGGTGACGGACGCGCTCGACCCATTGGAATCGGTTTCGGACAGGGAAAGGTTGGATGGCTTTATCGCGTTTCAGCGTCGAGTACGGGATATTCTCGATCAAGTTAAAGCCGTGGTCCCGTGGCACACCTTGGATCTCGCGGATGGCTCCAATAGCCTTCAGGCCATTTTGCCACTTCTCATTTCGAAAATGGAAGGGAGAGAGGTTTCATCTTAG
- a CDS encoding sigma-70 family RNA polymerase sigma factor, with product MVRGRIPISTQIDQTHDESTLIMRAKSGQEDAVIQLMTRYASLIKATAGRYFLPGAEHDDVIQEGWIGFWSAIQHFDDRRHGYFSGFAKLCVSRQIVSAVVRATRAKHQVLNSAWSLDQPGRDGTSDMSWLDAIVAHHEPSPEVFIIDQETSAQLIQRLEGELTPLERMVFEARRHGKSYEEISRAVKRPRKTIDNALQRIRRKLKKTRKDL from the coding sequence ATGGTTAGGGGGAGGATTCCAATTTCGACCCAAATCGATCAAACGCATGATGAATCCACGCTGATTATGCGGGCAAAAAGTGGTCAAGAAGATGCCGTTATTCAACTTATGACCCGTTATGCATCGCTAATTAAAGCGACCGCCGGTCGATATTTTCTCCCAGGAGCCGAGCATGATGATGTGATCCAGGAAGGATGGATCGGATTTTGGAGTGCGATCCAACATTTTGATGACCGGCGCCACGGTTATTTTTCCGGATTTGCCAAATTGTGTGTCAGCCGCCAAATTGTTTCGGCGGTGGTTCGCGCAACACGGGCCAAGCATCAAGTTTTAAATTCGGCGTGGTCCTTAGACCAGCCCGGGCGTGATGGTACCAGCGATATGTCGTGGCTCGACGCCATAGTGGCCCACCATGAACCATCTCCAGAAGTTTTTATCATCGATCAAGAAACTTCTGCTCAGTTAATTCAACGGCTTGAAGGCGAATTGACGCCATTAGAACGCATGGTCTTTGAGGCCAGACGCCACGGCAAAAGCTATGAGGAGATTAGCCGTGCCGTCAAACGTCCACGCAAGACCATTGATAATGCGCTACAGCGCATACGCCGAAAACTAAAAAAAACCCGCAAGGACCTTTAG
- the wrbA gene encoding NAD(P)H:quinone oxidoreductase codes for MKISVIYYSMTGSVFHLAKAVAQGAEEVGAEVRLRRVADLLPLEVVESNEHIKKGLEMQQDVPVATLEDLTWADGIAFGSPTRYGNMTAQLKNFLDQTGPLWAEGKLAGKAAGFFTGAATMHGGHESTILTMSTFAYHHGMIIVPTGYLIPAIHGTTTGGSPYGPSELGNKNELSDDERSIALFLGRRLAEVAGKLAQ; via the coding sequence ATGAAAATTAGCGTGATTTATTATTCGATGACCGGATCGGTCTTTCATCTCGCCAAAGCCGTAGCTCAAGGAGCTGAGGAGGTTGGTGCAGAAGTCCGGTTGCGCCGTGTTGCTGATCTATTGCCCTTAGAAGTCGTCGAAAGTAACGAACATATTAAAAAGGGCTTGGAGATGCAGCAGGACGTGCCCGTGGCAACACTAGAAGATTTAACCTGGGCCGATGGTATTGCCTTCGGATCGCCCACACGCTATGGTAATATGACGGCTCAGTTAAAGAACTTTTTAGACCAAACGGGGCCATTATGGGCTGAAGGAAAACTGGCTGGTAAAGCCGCGGGATTCTTTACGGGGGCAGCGACCATGCATGGGGGACACGAATCAACCATATTGACGATGTCCACATTTGCCTATCATCACGGCATGATTATTGTGCCTACGGGTTATTTAATTCCCGCCATTCACGGAACCACCACCGGTGGTAGCCCTTATGGACCTAGTGAACTGGGCAACAAGAATGAACTGTCCGACGATGAGCGGTCTATTGCCTTGTTTCTTGGTCGCCGCTTGGCCGAAGTTGCCGGGAAATTAGCCCAATAA
- a CDS encoding NAD-dependent malic enzyme: MKTYVVQNGVQYIIRLNMQRDGLPFRDIVQLVDDLGGDIIAWDLVRAEDQKTIRDLTVLMGTAEKLQTLVEKLSLLEGVTVENVSDRTFLMHLGGKIEIRPRVHIKTRADLSHVYTPGVARVVEAIAEDPAKAFQLTMKRNTVAIVTDGSAILGLGNRGPKAALPVMEGKAVLFKWLADVDAIPICLDTNDVDEIVETVVRIAPAFGGINLEDIAAPRCFEIERRLSERLDIPVFHDDQHGTAVVILAGLINAAKVVGKSLESLRIVIAGMGAAGTATTELLLHMGVRDIIGYDRVGAIVADKSYPGHPEWEQLAQKINPHRRQGSLKDLLSGADVFIGVSAANLLSPEDIQGMAPNAILFVMANPTPEIEPEIAQLYAKVVATGRSDYPNQINNVLCFPGFFRGVLDARAKRITVGMKVAAAYALASVVKDEELGPEYIIPSVFNREVSERIAKAVIQAAEKDNVARRSPKI, from the coding sequence ATGAAAACGTACGTGGTGCAAAATGGTGTGCAGTATATTATCCGCTTGAATATGCAGCGGGATGGATTACCCTTTCGGGACATTGTGCAGTTAGTCGATGATCTCGGGGGAGACATTATTGCCTGGGACCTAGTGCGGGCAGAAGACCAGAAAACCATCCGCGATTTGACGGTATTGATGGGCACGGCGGAAAAACTGCAGACTCTTGTGGAGAAATTGTCCTTGCTAGAGGGCGTCACAGTAGAAAATGTCTCAGACCGGACATTTTTGATGCATTTAGGGGGAAAAATTGAAATTCGGCCTCGGGTTCACATTAAGACCCGTGCGGATTTGTCACATGTTTATACGCCTGGGGTCGCGCGGGTTGTCGAGGCGATTGCGGAGGATCCCGCAAAGGCCTTTCAATTAACGATGAAACGCAATACGGTTGCTATTGTGACCGATGGTTCGGCGATATTGGGTTTGGGGAATCGAGGACCGAAAGCTGCGCTTCCAGTTATGGAAGGGAAGGCGGTCTTATTCAAGTGGTTAGCTGATGTTGATGCTATTCCCATCTGTTTGGACACCAACGATGTCGATGAAATTGTGGAAACCGTTGTGCGGATTGCTCCGGCTTTTGGGGGAATTAATCTTGAAGATATTGCGGCACCCAGATGTTTTGAGATTGAACGTCGGTTGAGTGAACGTCTGGATATCCCCGTATTTCACGATGATCAACACGGTACCGCAGTTGTCATCCTGGCTGGTCTCATTAATGCTGCCAAGGTGGTGGGCAAGTCTCTGGAATCGTTACGCATTGTCATTGCCGGGATGGGAGCAGCTGGCACCGCGACCACGGAACTATTGCTTCACATGGGCGTGCGGGACATTATCGGTTATGACCGAGTGGGGGCCATTGTGGCTGACAAGTCATATCCCGGCCATCCTGAATGGGAACAATTAGCCCAAAAAATCAATCCCCACAGGCGACAGGGAAGCCTTAAAGATCTCTTATCAGGAGCCGACGTTTTTATTGGTGTGTCGGCTGCGAATCTATTAAGTCCCGAGGATATTCAAGGGATGGCTCCTAATGCTATTTTGTTTGTTATGGCGAATCCAACACCGGAAATTGAGCCGGAAATTGCTCAATTATACGCTAAAGTGGTTGCTACTGGCCGCTCTGATTATCCCAATCAAATTAATAACGTGTTATGCTTCCCAGGATTTTTTCGCGGTGTTCTGGATGCGCGCGCTAAACGGATTACGGTGGGGATGAAAGTGGCGGCCGCTTACGCCTTAGCGTCGGTTGTAAAAGATGAAGAGTTAGGCCCGGAATATATTATCCCTAGTGTATTTAACCGGGAAGTTTCTGAGCGCATTGCCAAAGCCGTGATTCAAGCCGCGGAAAAAGATAATGTGGCGCGACGGAGCCCCAAAATTTAG
- a CDS encoding HD domain-containing protein has product MQKYLVERPHAMHVARLSLKLYDSLIGLLDFPPNGLWRECLETAALLHDAGYFINKRAHHRHSRYIIRHAMETQSWEDTTRSCVATLAYFHRKTLTLQKFHEMSHNPAWFAMTSILRIADGIDRCHHQQADIRHIEITTTTVELFVCGLKKEPWDHLLQIKAQGFHTAFHRQLLLHDVS; this is encoded by the coding sequence ATGCAAAAGTATCTCGTTGAGCGACCTCATGCTATGCATGTTGCCCGGTTATCCTTAAAACTCTATGACTCCCTTATCGGGCTACTTGATTTTCCACCCAACGGTCTCTGGCGAGAATGTCTGGAAACGGCAGCACTCCTCCATGACGCTGGATATTTCATCAATAAACGGGCACATCACCGCCATAGCCGGTATATTATCCGCCACGCTATGGAAACACAGAGCTGGGAGGATACCACCAGGTCTTGTGTAGCGACCTTAGCGTACTTTCACCGCAAGACCTTAACCCTGCAAAAATTTCATGAGATGAGCCATAACCCGGCGTGGTTTGCCATGACCTCCATCTTGCGCATCGCTGATGGCATCGATCGCTGCCATCACCAACAAGCCGACATTAGACATATAGAAATTACGACGACCACTGTCGAACTTTTTGTCTGCGGTCTCAAGAAAGAGCCTTGGGACCATCTCCTTCAGATTAAGGCCCAAGGCTTTCACACCGCTTTTCATCGCCAACTTCTACTTCATGACGTATCTTAA
- a CDS encoding acetoacetate--CoA ligase: MTIEHRGRILWEPSQEIRKTANITQYQHWLQQHYGVNAENYHDLWNWSVNHIDDFWASIWHYFDIMAEHGYSTVRTGETMPDVHWFDGAQLNYAQHALRYANEGPAVIFRREDGYQIEWSWQELEEHVRRLRGALVELGVQAGDRVVGYLPNIPQSVAAFLAAASLGAVWSSCSPDFGFQAVMDRFQQIEPTILFAVDGYFYNGKAHNRIPVVEKLQENLPSLRATILVPYLNPLAQHEQMLSFDKLTSSEPLNFLPVPFEHPLWILYSSGTTGLPKPIVQGHGGILLSHLMALTFHLDLSRKDRFMWFTTTGWMMWNIVVSGLLLGTTIVLYDGSPAYPHADVLWQLAEEVQLSFFGTSAAYVSMCQKAGVIPRHRNLKSLRAIGSTGSPLTPENFEWIYENVSPTVWLTSLSGGTDVCSAVVGGVPTLPVRSGEIQCRYLGSKVEAFDPEGHAIFNEVGELVLTEPIPSMPLYFYGDEAKERYRASYFDMYPGVWRHGDWILIHEDGSVVIYGRSDATINRGGVRMGTSEFYRVVEDDPRIVDSIIVDLSTPEHPNGLLLLVVVAPSYSFDETLEKDLRSRLREALSPRHVPDKILAIPEVPKTLNGKKMEVPLKRLLGGIPQEKAFNPGTMMNPQAMDFIIQHVKPLVRS, encoded by the coding sequence ATGACCATAGAACATCGGGGACGGATTTTATGGGAACCCAGCCAGGAAATTCGCAAGACAGCCAATATTACGCAGTATCAACATTGGCTGCAACAACATTATGGGGTTAATGCGGAAAATTACCACGACTTGTGGAACTGGTCAGTTAATCACATTGACGATTTTTGGGCTTCGATTTGGCATTACTTTGACATAATGGCCGAGCATGGATACTCTACGGTTCGAACGGGAGAAACGATGCCTGATGTGCATTGGTTTGACGGAGCGCAGTTGAACTATGCTCAGCATGCCTTACGTTACGCCAATGAGGGTCCTGCTGTTATTTTCCGCCGGGAAGATGGTTATCAAATTGAGTGGTCGTGGCAAGAGCTGGAAGAACACGTAAGGCGACTACGCGGCGCCTTAGTCGAACTAGGCGTTCAGGCGGGTGACCGGGTGGTCGGCTATTTACCGAATATCCCCCAAAGTGTTGCGGCTTTTTTGGCGGCAGCAAGCCTAGGAGCAGTATGGTCGAGTTGTTCACCAGATTTCGGTTTTCAAGCGGTCATGGATCGTTTTCAACAAATCGAGCCAACCATTTTATTTGCCGTGGACGGCTATTTTTATAATGGAAAAGCGCATAACCGCATTCCTGTCGTTGAGAAACTCCAAGAAAACCTGCCCTCTCTGAGAGCAACCATTCTGGTCCCTTATCTCAACCCGTTGGCCCAGCATGAACAGATGCTGTCTTTTGATAAGCTCACATCTTCCGAACCTTTGAATTTTCTCCCTGTGCCTTTTGAACATCCTTTGTGGATTTTATATTCATCGGGAACGACTGGATTGCCAAAACCCATTGTGCAAGGACATGGGGGTATTCTTCTTTCTCATTTGATGGCCCTGACGTTTCACTTGGATTTATCGCGCAAGGACCGATTTATGTGGTTTACGACCACTGGATGGATGATGTGGAATATCGTTGTTTCAGGCCTTTTATTAGGCACAACTATCGTGCTATACGACGGGAGCCCAGCCTATCCTCATGCGGATGTGCTCTGGCAGTTAGCTGAAGAGGTGCAATTAAGCTTCTTTGGCACGAGTGCCGCCTATGTGAGCATGTGTCAGAAGGCTGGGGTAATTCCTCGCCATCGAAATTTGAAGAGCCTACGGGCCATTGGTTCGACGGGTTCGCCTTTAACACCTGAGAATTTTGAATGGATTTATGAAAACGTGTCCCCTACAGTCTGGTTGACCTCTTTGAGTGGGGGAACCGACGTGTGTAGTGCTGTTGTGGGCGGTGTGCCAACACTCCCAGTCCGTAGTGGTGAAATCCAATGCCGGTATCTCGGTTCTAAGGTTGAAGCCTTTGATCCGGAGGGCCATGCCATTTTTAATGAAGTGGGGGAATTGGTGTTGACGGAACCCATTCCGTCTATGCCACTTTATTTCTATGGGGACGAGGCCAAGGAACGTTATCGGGCTAGCTATTTTGATATGTATCCCGGCGTTTGGCGGCACGGTGATTGGATTTTGATTCATGAAGATGGTAGTGTGGTCATTTATGGGCGGTCTGACGCTACGATTAACCGCGGGGGAGTTCGGATGGGGACCAGTGAATTTTATCGTGTGGTCGAAGACGATCCCCGAATTGTCGATAGTATCATTGTGGATCTTAGTACGCCGGAGCATCCCAATGGATTGTTGTTACTCGTCGTGGTCGCACCTTCTTACTCGTTTGATGAGACTCTGGAAAAGGATTTGCGCAGTCGTCTTCGTGAGGCCTTATCACCGCGCCATGTTCCTGATAAGATCCTAGCAATTCCCGAAGTCCCCAAAACGTTAAACGGCAAGAAAATGGAGGTGCCGCTAAAACGGCTGTTAGGGGGGATTCCTCAAGAGAAAGCCTTTAATCCGGGTACCATGATGAATCCTCAAGCTATGGATTTTATCATCCAACATGTTAAACCGCTCGTGAGGAGCTAA
- a CDS encoding Ppx/GppA phosphatase family protein: protein MIASSILAIIDIGSNSVRLMIVRRLAHGAAVILDEQKATPRLALAKDSEGFLTLDGFTRLVQALRYFRDVAQAYGASPVIVRATASLRNLANQQQVLQEITRQTGLTVEILSGDEEARIGFLAVQETIVLSRGWTVDVGGGSTEIVAYEDGQMRHQHSFPFGAVSLSSLNMPLKDLLMWLQEQYTHGNWLPSKPPQAIALGGSARVMARAIQAELDYPLQQIHYFRIPTLMIEAWLAKIAAMTPDQRKKLAHIPKDRVDIIVPGIAIILALLKTTQADNLTISGYGLRNGLLLQHLGTQTKTFQSLALDSAWNIALRSEWPSTLAQGLQQQVKRLGQELKGILGLSDRSLELAQCAALLRYSGRNINMYHWDQHTFYQILAAPLTGLSHNEWVAVALIASYRSAKRLQKFWSPYSSIVSRQELVLIRQLGVLLRLAEIFSPPLMNGVERLNLQHSNKQLIITVSGTGISSPTKELEDLAKDMKKSWQLKLIVPGLLHTMPAHASS, encoded by the coding sequence ATGATCGCGAGTTCGATACTCGCTATAATCGATATCGGATCGAATTCCGTACGACTAATGATCGTGCGGCGCCTCGCTCATGGAGCAGCTGTCATTCTTGACGAACAAAAGGCCACTCCACGACTCGCCTTAGCAAAGGATTCTGAGGGTTTTCTCACATTGGATGGATTCACCCGTCTTGTTCAGGCCTTGAGATATTTTCGTGATGTTGCACAAGCCTATGGGGCCAGTCCGGTGATTGTTCGTGCCACGGCGTCATTACGAAATTTGGCCAATCAACAACAAGTGCTCCAAGAAATTACTCGCCAAACAGGGTTAACCGTGGAAATCTTGTCGGGTGATGAGGAAGCCCGCATCGGATTTCTTGCGGTTCAAGAAACCATTGTCTTATCACGAGGCTGGACGGTCGATGTCGGCGGAGGTAGCACGGAAATCGTAGCCTATGAGGATGGCCAAATGCGCCACCAGCACTCATTTCCCTTTGGCGCAGTCTCGTTATCCTCATTAAATATGCCTTTGAAAGATTTGCTGATGTGGCTACAAGAACAATATACCCATGGCAACTGGTTACCATCGAAGCCACCTCAAGCCATCGCTTTAGGCGGTAGTGCCCGGGTCATGGCCCGCGCCATTCAAGCGGAACTCGATTATCCGCTCCAACAAATTCATTATTTTCGAATTCCCACCTTGATGATTGAGGCGTGGTTGGCTAAAATCGCCGCCATGACGCCCGATCAAAGAAAAAAATTGGCGCATATTCCTAAAGATCGGGTCGATATTATTGTTCCCGGGATCGCCATTATTTTAGCTTTACTAAAAACGACTCAGGCCGATAACCTGACTATTAGCGGCTATGGATTACGCAATGGCTTGTTGCTGCAACATCTCGGCACCCAAACCAAGACATTTCAGTCTTTGGCTTTAGATAGCGCATGGAATATTGCCTTGCGCAGTGAATGGCCATCAACCTTAGCCCAAGGCCTCCAACAACAAGTCAAGCGGTTGGGTCAAGAACTTAAAGGAATCTTGGGCTTGTCTGATCGCTCACTGGAACTCGCACAATGTGCAGCACTTCTCCGTTATAGCGGTCGCAATATTAATATGTATCATTGGGATCAACATACTTTCTATCAAATTCTGGCGGCGCCACTAACCGGTCTTAGCCATAATGAATGGGTTGCGGTAGCTTTAATAGCGTCCTATCGGTCGGCCAAACGGCTTCAAAAATTTTGGAGCCCCTATTCGAGTATTGTCAGCCGTCAAGAATTAGTTCTCATCCGTCAATTAGGGGTATTATTGCGGTTAGCGGAAATTTTTTCCCCGCCCTTAATGAATGGAGTAGAACGCCTAAATTTGCAACACAGTAATAAACAACTGATTATTACCGTTTCGGGAACAGGCATTTCTAGCCCGACGAAAGAACTGGAAGATTTGGCCAAAGACATGAAAAAGAGTTGGCAACTCAAACTCATTGTGCCAGGGTTATTGCACACAATGCCCGCGCACGCCTCTTCTTAG
- a CDS encoding COX15/CtaA family protein translates to MNTKDYQFIPPSKAMKWTGIIATIGMYIVNLVGFLDTQTGSALGCGPDWPLCNGQVIPNLNNIHVVIEFTHRMLVGGFALLATIYMIWALIRYRSFVEVRIFSLVGIGFIVVQSVLGALAVVFVNPPTVLALHLGFGLLAMVGVALLTVFLFQLDAESGHRRSGISFRQDTPISTKRWVWGTWIYTYIAIYWGSYVAFRGAGEACPTWPLCNGKVFPGFSGAVGLDFIHRLAAVGLAILTVLLLGNLRHYKATRPDLYKGAFWLFIAVIAQIITGANLALSHVATGPYLLHIATLMLLFADISYLVLQVIPLSKAEQPNVEPESGWSSRQVHNPQG, encoded by the coding sequence ATGAACACGAAAGATTATCAATTTATTCCGCCATCAAAGGCCATGAAATGGACAGGCATTATTGCGACGATCGGCATGTATATTGTTAATCTCGTAGGATTTCTCGATACGCAAACCGGTTCGGCCTTAGGATGCGGTCCAGATTGGCCATTGTGTAACGGCCAAGTTATTCCCAATCTTAATAACATTCACGTCGTTATCGAATTCACTCACCGCATGCTGGTAGGAGGATTTGCGCTTCTCGCAACAATTTACATGATTTGGGCCTTAATTCGCTATCGTTCTTTTGTAGAAGTGCGGATATTTTCCTTAGTGGGCATTGGATTTATTGTGGTGCAATCTGTTTTAGGGGCCTTAGCCGTCGTGTTTGTCAATCCCCCAACAGTGTTAGCACTGCATTTGGGATTTGGCTTGTTGGCGATGGTTGGAGTGGCCTTGTTAACGGTCTTTCTATTTCAACTTGATGCCGAATCGGGTCACCGTCGTTCCGGTATCTCGTTTCGACAAGATACGCCCATCAGTACAAAGCGCTGGGTATGGGGAACGTGGATATACACCTATATCGCTATCTATTGGGGGTCTTATGTCGCGTTTCGGGGAGCCGGTGAAGCCTGTCCTACCTGGCCACTTTGTAACGGCAAGGTATTTCCTGGATTCTCTGGGGCCGTTGGATTAGATTTTATCCATCGGCTGGCGGCAGTGGGCTTAGCCATACTAACCGTGTTGCTTCTGGGCAATTTACGGCACTATAAGGCAACCCGACCGGATTTGTATAAAGGCGCCTTTTGGCTATTTATTGCAGTTATTGCACAAATTATTACAGGAGCCAATCTTGCCTTAAGCCATGTTGCAACTGGCCCTTATCTCCTGCATATTGCGACATTAATGCTGCTGTTTGCGGATATAAGTTATTTGGTTCTGCAAGTTATTCCCCTAAGTAAAGCGGAACAGCCAAATGTAGAACCCGAATCAGGGTGGTCATCGAGGCAAGTGCATAACCCGCAGGGCTAA
- the tmk gene encoding dTMP kinase — MQDHHHQPSGRLIVVEGTDGSGKSTAIELLGKWLAAQGYPVYHTAWNSSPLIKPFMRQAKKKRWLGPAAFSLLHASDFHDRLNRLILPRLQAGFIVLADRWVYTAWVRDHVRGLDLEWVKALYEDVPQPDLAIYFSTPPDIAVARLKHATRELKYYESGQDISGLHDPWSSFLWFQEQMRQSYLALTEQGFLQVFDATLPIREQQKILRSWLKPILEGVPLMPQFLGSSQDQANRESN; from the coding sequence GTGCAGGATCACCATCATCAGCCATCAGGCCGTTTAATCGTCGTAGAAGGCACGGATGGGTCTGGCAAAAGTACAGCGATTGAGTTATTGGGAAAGTGGTTAGCAGCCCAAGGTTATCCCGTGTACCACACAGCGTGGAACAGTTCACCATTAATCAAACCCTTTATGCGCCAAGCCAAGAAGAAACGGTGGTTAGGTCCTGCGGCCTTCAGCCTGCTTCACGCCAGTGACTTTCATGATCGTTTAAACCGTCTCATATTACCCCGTCTCCAAGCCGGGTTTATCGTGCTGGCCGACCGTTGGGTCTATACCGCGTGGGTCAGAGATCATGTAAGAGGTCTTGATTTAGAATGGGTTAAAGCGTTATATGAGGACGTTCCCCAACCAGATCTCGCTATATACTTTTCAACTCCTCCTGACATCGCGGTAGCCCGCTTAAAACATGCCACCCGCGAGCTGAAATATTATGAAAGCGGGCAGGATATCAGCGGGCTACATGATCCCTGGAGTAGTTTTCTCTGGTTTCAAGAACAGATGCGGCAATCGTATTTAGCCTTAACGGAACAAGGTTTCTTACAAGTATTTGATGCCACATTACCTATTCGTGAACAACAAAAAATACTACGATCCTGGCTTAAGCCAATTCTTGAAGGTGTGCCCTTGATGCCACAATTTCTTGGTTCTAGCCAAGACCAAGCCAACAGGGAGTCTAACTAA
- a CDS encoding RNA polymerase sigma factor, with amino-acid sequence MRDQDVLQHLRNDVHGENWDALMSDLFAYYKPRLLRMAVNMLNDAELAEDAVSEIWIRVLTHLSTFRHDAKFSTWLYRIAMNTIIDMERAKGRMMTYGQPNENLPSAQSEDPDSHCEQSFKQELVRYALTRLSPMQRSLIIMRDIEHLPIKQLATILAIPETAVKSRLHRARKALKRLLQQRTRVPGQESVGTVSLSEWGGL; translated from the coding sequence GTGCGGGATCAAGACGTACTTCAGCACCTTCGCAATGACGTCCATGGGGAAAACTGGGACGCTCTCATGAGCGATTTATTCGCATACTACAAACCGCGTTTGCTTAGGATGGCCGTGAATATGTTAAATGATGCCGAATTAGCCGAAGATGCTGTATCAGAAATTTGGATCCGCGTTTTGACGCATCTCTCAACATTTCGCCACGACGCCAAATTTAGCACCTGGTTATACCGCATTGCTATGAACACCATTATTGATATGGAGCGGGCAAAAGGCCGGATGATGACCTATGGCCAACCAAATGAGAATCTTCCTTCAGCTCAGAGTGAAGATCCTGATAGCCATTGTGAACAATCCTTTAAACAAGAATTGGTGCGGTATGCCCTAACCCGTTTATCCCCTATGCAGCGCTCGCTCATCATTATGCGAGATATAGAACACCTGCCCATCAAACAACTCGCAACAATCCTGGCTATCCCTGAAACAGCTGTCAAATCGCGATTACACCGCGCGCGAAAAGCTCTCAAACGTCTCCTCCAACAACGCACGCGCGTTCCCGGACAGGAAAGCGTCGGCACGGTCTCATTGTCCGAGTGGGGAGGGCTGTAG